In Gossypium hirsutum isolate 1008001.06 chromosome D06, Gossypium_hirsutum_v2.1, whole genome shotgun sequence, one genomic interval encodes:
- the LOC107901304 gene encoding uncharacterized protein, with amino-acid sequence MILRSASTPLFNSLVPHSKEPSPDLEFPYQISRTRTVSFTVSCSSSISVGSSDDSTRRMTRAVSETDLRDLVVPKIKTVQKNGGILNGVCVEEEEVEKEEAGFEWWRASSLGVEEECGIGGGGGNICGGGGRGGADGSDGSDNEWGYWDSNNGKDSSDTYYQKMIQANPGNSLLLSNYARFLKEVRGDLVRAEEYCGRAILANPNDGNLLSMYADLIWQTHKDGPRAETYFDQAVKSAPDDCFVLASYARFLWDAEEEDDEEEKAGEKFSNGSDQSFFHGAPPLAAAS; translated from the exons ATGATTTTGAGGAGTGCATCAACGCCGTTATTCAATTCATTGGTTCCACACTCTAAGGAGCCATCGCCGGACCTCGAGTTTCCGTACCAGATTTCTCGAACCCGAACCGTTTCGTTCACGGTTTCGTGTTCGAGCTCGATTTCGGTTGGATCGAGCGACGATTCGACTCGGAGGATGACGAGGGCGGTGTCGGAGACGGATCTCAGGGACCTAGTGGTTCCGAAAATTAAAACCGTTCAGAAAAATGGCGGCATCTTGAATGGGGTCTGTGTTGAGGAAGAAGAGGTGGAAAAGGAAGAAGCTGGGTTTGAATGGTGGAGAGCCTCGTCTCTTGGAGTCGAGGAAGAGTGTGGGATAGGCGGTGGTGGAGGAAACATATGCGGCGGCGGTGGTAGAGGAGGTGCTGATGGATCCGACGGCAGTGATAACGAATGGGGTTATTGGGATTCGAATAACGGGAAAGACAGCTCCGATACTTATTATCAGAAAATGATCCAAGCTAATCCTGGAAATTCGCTTCTCCTCAGCAATTACGCTAGATTCTTAAAAGAG GTTCGTGGGGATTTAGTGAGAGCAGAAGAATATTGTGGGAGAGCAATCTTGGCAAATCCAAATGATGGGAATCTTCTCTCCATGTACGCTGATTTAATCTGGCAAACTCATAAAGATGGTCCTAGAGCTGAAACTTACTTTGATCAAGCCGTTAAATCTGCCCCTGACGACTG TTTTGTACTAGCATCATATGCACGATTTCTTTGGGATGCTGAGGAGGAAGACGATGAAGAGGAAAAGGCTGGCGAAAAATTTAGTAATGGATCAGATCAAAGTTTTTTCCATGGAGCTCCTCCTTTGGCTGCTGCTTCTTAA